From Paenibacillus sp. GP183, one genomic window encodes:
- a CDS encoding MFS transporter — protein sequence MTKKLLNSPLTYALGMLAMMIPVQAFSAFYSYYYVEKLGLGVGLATLARTIYLIWDAVDQPIFGYLSDNTRTRWGRRKPWIYAAMPLFILTFIMVFAVPEGMEGNNLFIWFLTALILFETVTTVLWVNYGALFPELFRGDRIRAKASAVQQGFQIVAILIGSALTPIIFAAYGYRNMALIYALVFAVFMWICMAHVKEKEEAQQEVPLGIIEAFRETLKNKQFWIFNIANSFAQTVNGLLSSMIPFYAKYVLKIPETQVSLLLASIFVSVIPLVAVWYLIVRKLGGVTSWRLALAVYSLSVVPLWFAQGLGSGIAAGVMAGFGLSGFLVTPAVLSGQIIDLDAQKTGRRREGIYTAVAGFITRSSGLISALAFWIVGMIFGYVSGEHPGSNPEATFKYLISAVPFCLLLISFLISLFLKKVSNENHVTNDMMSDSGVEHHG from the coding sequence ATGACAAAAAAGCTTCTGAATTCCCCGCTAACCTATGCACTCGGGATGCTGGCCATGATGATACCCGTGCAGGCGTTCAGTGCGTTCTACAGCTATTATTATGTGGAAAAGCTAGGACTTGGAGTCGGTCTCGCCACTCTTGCCCGGACCATTTATTTGATTTGGGATGCTGTAGACCAGCCCATCTTCGGTTATTTGTCCGATAATACAAGGACACGATGGGGAAGGCGCAAGCCTTGGATCTATGCCGCAATGCCGCTGTTTATCTTGACGTTTATTATGGTGTTTGCCGTGCCTGAGGGCATGGAAGGCAATAATCTCTTCATTTGGTTTCTTACTGCGCTAATTCTTTTTGAGACTGTAACTACTGTTCTATGGGTGAATTACGGAGCACTATTTCCGGAGTTATTCAGGGGGGACAGAATCCGCGCCAAGGCGTCAGCGGTCCAACAAGGTTTTCAAATTGTGGCGATTCTCATTGGCTCTGCACTGACTCCGATCATATTTGCCGCTTACGGATACCGAAATATGGCGCTTATTTATGCGCTGGTCTTTGCCGTATTTATGTGGATATGTATGGCCCATGTAAAGGAAAAGGAAGAAGCACAGCAGGAAGTACCGCTTGGGATTATAGAGGCATTCCGGGAAACGCTAAAGAACAAGCAATTCTGGATTTTTAACATTGCCAACTCTTTTGCTCAAACTGTGAATGGTTTGCTAAGCTCCATGATACCGTTCTATGCCAAATACGTGTTGAAGATTCCGGAGACCCAGGTTTCACTCCTGCTTGCATCCATTTTCGTATCGGTGATTCCGCTTGTTGCGGTTTGGTATTTGATCGTACGAAAACTCGGCGGTGTTACAAGTTGGCGTCTTGCACTGGCTGTCTACAGCCTGTCGGTTGTACCCTTATGGTTTGCCCAGGGACTTGGCAGCGGCATCGCGGCAGGAGTCATGGCCGGTTTCGGCTTATCAGGTTTCCTCGTTACACCTGCAGTGCTGAGCGGGCAAATCATTGATCTCGATGCTCAGAAAACAGGGCGCAGAAGGGAAGGTATATACACAGCCGTCGCCGGATTTATCACACGGTCCAGCGGACTTATCTCCGCTCTGGCTTTCTGGATTGTCGGCATGATATTTGGCTATGTCAGCGGAGAACATCCGGGCTCTAATCCGGAAGCCACCTTCAAATACTTGATCAGTGCGGTGCCATTCTGCCTGCTGCTGATTTCCTTCCTCATCTCGCTCTTTCTCAAGAAGGTTTCGAATGAAAATCATGTAACCAACGATATGATGAGCGATTCCGGAGTGGAACATCATGGATAA
- a CDS encoding HAMP domain-containing sensor histidine kinase, with the protein MSIKMRLLLSYIAMTIIPVVLFALIAATLASVFFKNAGTGSVNGMPAIWDSTNQRNELIAGVKFMARTDPDRFTDSGFLKNTDEELNLLQAGLVVMRSERMSFVSPFVDSPDLNKQLQGLPTGSDSYPWGKKVGGRFTVAKYDISFSDHSAGTVYVLSDMNLMIDNAKKFFPLLVLCLLVVTGLTNGILTFLVSRSIIKPLYRLKHAAEQIKEGNLDHEVNLIRKDEIGKLSGAFEEMRVRLKESIQLQLQYEENRKELISNISHDLKTPITGIKACVEGIQDGIADTGPKQEKYMSMIAKKTEEMDRLIDELFLFSKLDLNRLPFNLEPMDLEAYLRDFVEELRLDPRMAGVSVAFSFFGDRPVSVTADREKLGRVIMNIIENSLKYMNKATKEIRIDLFDGNNEATVEIQDNGSGIEDAALPHIFNRFYRADPSRNKALGGSGLGLAIVKQIIEGQGGNVWAESTLGEGTSIYFTLRKTKHGGELL; encoded by the coding sequence ATGTCCATCAAAATGAGATTACTGCTTTCCTATATTGCCATGACCATCATTCCAGTCGTCTTATTCGCTCTGATCGCCGCAACGCTGGCTTCTGTGTTTTTTAAAAATGCGGGAACCGGCAGCGTGAATGGAATGCCGGCTATTTGGGATTCTACCAACCAACGCAATGAACTTATTGCCGGTGTCAAATTTATGGCACGAACGGATCCCGACCGTTTCACTGACAGCGGTTTTTTGAAAAATACGGATGAGGAATTGAACCTACTGCAAGCAGGACTCGTTGTCATGCGAAGTGAAAGGATGAGCTTCGTTTCACCTTTTGTGGACAGCCCGGATCTTAATAAACAGCTTCAAGGGTTACCAACAGGATCGGATTCATATCCTTGGGGCAAAAAAGTGGGCGGCCGTTTTACGGTTGCAAAGTACGATATCTCGTTCAGCGATCACAGTGCCGGAACAGTCTATGTGCTCTCCGATATGAATCTGATGATCGATAACGCAAAAAAGTTTTTTCCACTGCTTGTGCTGTGCCTGCTTGTTGTGACTGGGCTAACCAATGGAATCTTGACCTTCTTGGTTTCCCGCAGCATCATTAAACCTTTGTACAGATTGAAACACGCTGCCGAACAAATTAAAGAGGGAAATCTGGATCATGAAGTAAATTTGATACGAAAAGATGAAATTGGAAAGTTGAGCGGGGCATTTGAAGAAATGAGGGTCCGTTTGAAGGAATCGATCCAGCTTCAATTGCAGTACGAAGAAAACCGCAAAGAACTGATCTCCAACATTTCTCACGACCTGAAAACGCCGATTACCGGGATTAAAGCTTGCGTCGAAGGCATTCAAGACGGCATCGCGGATACCGGTCCAAAGCAGGAAAAATATATGAGTATGATCGCAAAAAAAACGGAAGAAATGGATCGTTTAATCGACGAATTGTTTCTGTTTTCCAAGCTTGATTTGAATCGGTTGCCTTTTAACCTTGAACCGATGGATCTTGAGGCATATTTGCGCGATTTTGTCGAAGAATTGCGCCTCGATCCGCGTATGGCGGGGGTTTCGGTTGCGTTCTCCTTTTTCGGAGACCGACCGGTTAGCGTCACAGCCGACCGTGAAAAGCTGGGCAGAGTGATCATGAACATTATCGAAAATAGTTTAAAATATATGAACAAAGCGACAAAAGAAATCAGGATTGATTTATTTGACGGAAACAATGAAGCGACTGTAGAAATACAAGACAACGGATCAGGCATCGAAGACGCGGCACTGCCGCATATTTTTAACCGCTTTTATCGGGCGGATCCGTCGAGAAACAAGGCTTTGGGGGGCAGTGGACTAGGACTTGCCATTGTCAAACAAATCATAGAAGGGCAAGGTGGGAATGTGTGGGCAGAGAGCACATTGGGGGAAGGCACCAGTATTTATTTTACACTTAGAAAGACAAAACATGGCGGTGAGCTGTTATGA
- a CDS encoding response regulator transcription factor yields the protein MKRILIIEDEEVIVEVEKDYLEASGLAVEVAISGDIGLKKALEEDYDLIILDLMLPKTDGFEICRQVRLLKNVPILMVSAKKEDIDKIRGLGLGADDYMTKPFSVGELVARVKAHLARYDRLMTDNRIRQKDEIRIRGIHIDKISRKVSVNEIEVSFTSKEYDLLLFLAVHPNRVFSKDELFEKIWGLDSLGDNATVTVFISKLREKIEADPSKPQYIETIWGVGYRLNF from the coding sequence ATGAAGCGAATTTTGATCATCGAGGACGAGGAAGTCATTGTGGAAGTGGAAAAAGATTATTTGGAAGCAAGCGGCTTGGCGGTAGAGGTCGCGATAAGCGGTGACATCGGCCTCAAGAAAGCACTTGAAGAGGACTATGATCTGATCATTCTCGATCTCATGCTGCCGAAAACGGACGGGTTCGAAATATGCAGGCAAGTCCGTCTGTTGAAAAACGTTCCGATCCTGATGGTTTCCGCCAAAAAGGAAGACATCGACAAAATACGGGGTCTTGGACTCGGTGCGGACGATTATATGACCAAGCCGTTTAGCGTGGGGGAGCTGGTCGCCAGGGTCAAAGCGCACCTCGCCCGTTACGACCGATTAATGACAGATAATCGGATAAGGCAAAAAGATGAGATCCGAATACGCGGCATTCACATTGACAAAATATCCCGGAAGGTGTCCGTGAATGAAATAGAAGTATCGTTTACTTCCAAGGAGTATGACCTGCTGTTGTTTCTAGCCGTCCATCCGAACCGGGTGTTCAGCAAAGATGAATTGTTCGAGAAAATCTGGGGGTTGGATTCTTTAGGCGACAACGCCACTGTGACCGTTTTTATAAGCAAGCTGAGGGAAAAAATAGAAGCCGATCCCTCCAAGCCGCAATATATTGAAACGATTTGGGGCGTTGGGTACCGCTTAAATTTTTAG